A window of Gadus chalcogrammus isolate NIFS_2021 chromosome 2, NIFS_Gcha_1.0, whole genome shotgun sequence genomic DNA:
GTTTTTTGGTTATATAAATGTTGGGTTCATATTGAAACATTTTGTGTGTAAGTTTTATAGTTCATTTGTCTTACACCGGTCGCATTTCTATGCCGTTTTATGTCTGTGAATAGCGTATGAAGCAAGCTAACGGCTGACCCATGAATGTCCGGTGAATGCAACTTTTCGCTCTCAATTTACCCTCGTCTTGCACCCTTGGCAAGCGGAGCGAGGTATGTTGGTTTATTGTGTGCCTTTAGTGTGattatgtttaattttggtgTCTTTATGTAAGTGAAGCAAATAATGCAAACGTTTAAGTTTTCTTTGTTGTGCTGAAATATGTTTTCTGTCATTCTTTTATTTGTGAACATGGAAATTGTACTGCACTGATgttaatatatttgtgtaaaagTGCAACCATTTTGTGTTACTTTTTCTAGTTTCACGGTGCCATAGCAACAAAAGAACAACATAATAAAAGGTTGCACCCGTCAGAGACTCTCCGGTTATTTCGATGTCGAGGGCTGCTACACCGTGGGAAATGTgagcggtgcccacgctgataggtgcatagtttgaattttcagcacacgggacaagcccataaggcgaagcctagacggcgtagcctacatgaaatagaactgcgacatgccgccggttgccgcgaggcaccatcccccggcagcgggcagccggcagcaggcagcgcccggttcagtcgacttcaggttgatgtaaaagtggaagaaccagagacgtcgcagaacccgacaaagatgtttgtgattcataatacttgcatgggcccttcacaacttctggcggtgaattatatttgataattcaccgttgccaagtataattgaccgctgtcaaggtaaacaaaggcttttttgcctctaatggcgagaccttttttctttttggccttttttgggtgggctcaagctcacccaaaacttgccttagcccaccctatcatttcgtcctcaaatctaatattctaccttttttttttacacaagcaatgagagaatagctgctgtacactaatgaacaggcacaaatgggctagtgaaatcgagcgcaaccttcctgcaggaatctctaacctctgattggtgggtgggcgtctcctgtttgacaaaaccaaaaaggcaGCACGAGCACACTTAAGctagtttctgctgttttgtctgtcaaaaaggcttgctagtctttatcagaaaatccacgattaccaactgtgttataacatgaccagctaataataataataataattttaaaaccttgacataatctgtcaaatgactattaaatgacagttgaccacaaggcgattctaaCTATGCCGCCTCTTGAATTGTTTCATTTTTTAGTCGGCAGGGGCTAGTAATTCTGCGTaacatgataagcatgataaggtgcaaggagcagaaaaagttgacatgggtgttaattttcagttgaaaaaagacgctggcattattttatcagctgagggcgtattcattgccataacaactgagctaatcaacaagtaccacatgttctaatactatgaggctcatgaaaacgccctcagcttataaaattgatttattttaataagttacttattttaatttaaataaacataataccaagggtcagaagttttacaagaattttgatcgtacaaagtcatgacagagggacttggtgtctttattcatgcttgaaagaagaacatatattattttttttgaaagggaataagctgatgaagctgacaaattCAGCAAATTCAACTGTGCACTCCAGGCTATGCCGACTGTTCTCACAGCCTACACCCTTGCCCTAACTTTAGGAGCTTCCACAGCAATGTGTGAAAACTCATTTTCCACGTTGAAAAACGTCTCCTCAGAGCATCGGCGCGGTATGCTGCACAGACGCAAGGCCCAGCTGATTCAGCTTGCTTTTGAAAAGGACCTAACTCACAAGTTTACGTCTGAGTGGAAGGATATGTTGATGAAGAGGTTATAATGCAATGCTCAGCACTTTACATATTTGTACTACTATTTTAAGGCatactatttttttactatttttttttttaggcataCAATGGCACTAAGTTAACGGTATAGTGTATGACATGAATGTAGTGAGTgaaagaaatgttgaatgtattttctttctttatttattatttattatgttacctttttaaatgagaccagtacgtgagtgcactgaatttcgttctacttctgtccaatgacaaataaatatatcctatcctatcctaatGGCAATGCATATCTCTCTGTTAACTGCTTTTACACCTAATATGTTGCATAGTCCAGTGTTTTATGgatatatattcatagcattgcTTCTATGTAATGTATTGCTTTAAATGATGAGGAATGATGTGATGTTGTAGGCTATAGCTATAGGGTCATATTGCTGTTGGTTATGTTTAACGTGATGATTATGTGCTGCGCGAATAGAGAAAATATACATACTCTAGGCTAATAATAATTGTGGCCCCCTATGCATTTGATATGCCCCCCTTAAGAGTCAGGTCTGGCGACGGGTCTGGCTTTGAatggctgaagtacatgaactgcgacatgccgccggttgccgcgaggcactgtcatgccaaatttgtaccggctgccaaatttgtaccgggcacgtcaacagttgtccgttgccaggcaacggacaactgattacgtaagggttgtccgttgccgggcaggtttcaaaaaacattcgcgctcatgttgccaaagacacaataacataatacagataacggatcgctagataacacttgtttttactttatatttgtattgtatttaattgtttaatcaaatttagctagtaaactgagtgtttaaagcgggtttcaaaaaacattcgcgctcatgttgccaaagacgaaataacataatacagaaaacggatcgctagataacacttgtttttactttatatttgtattgtatttaattgtttaatcagatttagcaagtaaactgagtgtttaaagcaggtcaaggacgaaatagcacaatacagataacggacaaGTGCGAATGAACAAGCTTGAAGGTTCGCGGATGTTCGTGAACCTtacacgtcattcgacgcgatcgtccgttgccaggcaacggacgacgcaatcatctgttgccaggcaggtttggaatggattacgtatggatgacgcgcccggtacaaatttggcagccggtacaaatttggcatgacagcaccatcgcccggcagcgggcagccggcacggttcagtcgacttcaggttgatgtgaaagtggaagaaccagagacgtcgcagaacccgacaaagtcgtttgtgattcataatatcgtctggaggcgcacacagcttgtggccgtgataatatgtattaaatgatatagatttctatgtattatatgatattatttagatatagagctccaggactgtaacgcaagtgttgtacacttccttgttatttggataaccgttctgcttttggtgttatggcgcataacacgtcggactctcgtctctggtattaaCGAGActtgtattgggggttatctcagccaaggttgagaatgaattggggggaaggaactttggctttgactccctcaagaacatgaaccacgacatggaggagaaagggattgttggcggcgaatgtctccagcttgagacccgctgagggaccaccaccggaggcggaggtgcctaagcgctgcccagCAACggaccaccttctcctccttgtcgcggttcagtctacttcacattgatgaggacgttgaagaaccaggaacgtctaCTTCATTAACCCTTGCCTAACGTAACAGTGTTGAAAGTACAAGAATTTGAATTGACCTAAATGTGCTGGAAACAACCAAAACATAAGCTATTTATTGAAATAAATGATGATTGCGGGAACTTGGTGTTGCGGGATTAATACTGAATCAGTAAAAATATGAGTGAAGGCACACTCGTAGGCTTTGGTGGTTGGAAAATAACGGTGTTGAGGATCATCTGATTCTAATAGTCCTCCTGCCAAAAACTCTCCCCTCCACTTTCAAAGCTATGTGCTTCCTGTGACGACTCATAATGAAACCGAAAGGTTTTTTTACACAGATATATATTTGCTCTTTGGATCAAGCAGATCACTGACTTAAGGCACTTCCTCGGACAAGCCTAGAGGTaggatacattttttttaaatatgtagtCCTACAATCTAAGTTCAGATATAGGATGATGTTTGTGATGTTCTTTCAAAGAAATAAGATCAAAATTCAACTGTCATCTGGTAGCTTGATTAAAACACCTCGATGTGTAGGCCTAGTCGTCACAGCTGGCCTATTGAAGGCTAAGACACCATTTAAATAGCCTAAAATGTGATTTGCTATTGGCTAATGTTCGTGATTATTATGATAACCTCATTTTAATATTCAACCCTCTATGATTTCTGTTGTTAATTCCTAAGTACATTTTTTAAAGGAAAATTTGCATCAAGATGGTTCCCGTGGTGAGTCTATGTCCAAACTGTTGAATGTCATTTGTAATGCTCTGCCTTACCATAGGTTTTATGACTGAAGGAGACTAAATAATGTCTCTTATGTTTAATTAGAATCCAAAGTACCCACAACCTGTGGACCAGATAATCTTTCGTGAAAAGGTCCCACAACCTGGGGACCTGATAGAAATCTTTCATGGTTTAATCAATCATTGGGCTGTATACGTTGGGGATGGCTTTGTTGTTCACCTGACAACACCAAATGGTAAGTAGGCCTAACAACACACGACATTTCTTAAAATACGAACTAAACACAGGGCCTGCTGACATCTTCTCATGACTTAAACATATCCTACTTCAAGAAATCTATGTATGGGTCTGAAAGTGAATTGAACTCTTTAATACATATAAAAGACATTGTAATGGATAGGCCTTCATTTTACTCTAAAGGATCCAGTGCAACAAGCAGCAGCATcagtggcagcagcagcggggCTATGTCAATTACAAAAGCTGTGGTGAAGCGCGAACCACTGAAAAATGCTGGAGATTCCAAATGGGAAATCAACAATTCAATGGACGGCGAGTGCCGACCCCGGGACGCCGAGATCATCGTGGCAGAAGCTCTCCAGCTGGTGGACACCGAGCAGCtgtacaatttattttttaataactgTGAACACTTCGCTAAAGGGTTGCGCTACGGCATAAGTCAATCTAAACAGGTGAGTCTTCCTGGAGAGATATGTGTGTACTGTGGTAGCTACAGGGGAGGGCTACTTATTAATTTATAAAATAGAGTATTTATCTGTGGTCTACTTATCTCACAATAACTCCCTTATTACTACAGAGCAGTCTATCCTTCCTGTTATTGTGGACAACAGCGTATATTATACTCATGTAAACAGCATCACaataatttgtttttgtgtgtgtgtgtgtgtgtgtgtgtgtgtgtgtgtgtgtgtgtgtgtgtgtgtgtgtgtgtgtgtgtgtgtgtgtgtgtgtgtgtgtgtgtgtgcgtgtgtgtttttgtgtgtgtgtgtgtgtgtgtgtcttctgcaTCGCAGGCAGTTATTGGAGCAATCCTTTTGATGTTGATCCTTGTAGTTCTAGTTGGAGGTGGAGTTCCAGGTTTAGTAATGTTAGGACTGGGTTGGTTGGTTTGGGTGGGTTCGGGCAAGAAAAAGGTTAATGACAAGGACAAACT
This region includes:
- the LOC130398233 gene encoding phospholipase A and acyltransferase 3-like, whose product is MVPVNPKYPQPVDQIIFREKVPQPGDLIEIFHGLINHWAVYVGDGFVVHLTTPNGSSATSSSISGSSSGAMSITKAVVKREPLKNAGDSKWEINNSMDGECRPRDAEIIVAEALQLVDTEQLYNLFFNNCEHFAKGLRYGISQSKQAVIGAILLMLILVVLVGGGVPGLVMLGLGWLVWVGSGKKKVNDKDKLMSKLKDHG